A single region of the Geobacillus subterraneus genome encodes:
- the fliS gene encoding flagellar export chaperone FliS translates to MATNNPYQQYQTNAVQTASPGELTLMLYNGCLKFIKLARQAIETGDVAARNENLIKAQNIILELMKTLKMEYDVAKSMMMMYDYIYRRLVEANVKHDAAILDEVEGYVTEFRDTWKQVIQLNRQRQYAEGGQV, encoded by the coding sequence ATGGCAACGAACAACCCGTATCAACAATATCAAACGAACGCCGTGCAGACAGCGTCGCCCGGTGAGCTGACGCTCATGTTGTATAACGGCTGTTTGAAGTTTATCAAACTCGCGCGCCAGGCGATCGAGACGGGCGATGTGGCGGCGCGCAATGAGAACTTGATTAAAGCGCAAAACATCATTTTGGAACTGATGAAGACATTGAAGATGGAGTATGACGTCGCGAAATCGATGATGATGATGTATGACTACATCTACCGCCGCTTGGTTGAGGCGAATGTGAAACACGATGCGGCGATTTTGGATGAGGTGGAAGGGTATGTCACGGAGTTTCGCGATACGTGGAAGCAAGTGATTCAGCTGAATCGGCAGCGGCAATACGCGGAAGGCGGACAGGTGTAA
- a CDS encoding IS1634 family transposase: MDVQICEIYDSSYLNIISALFQDLDLPQLIDRLVPVDPQCQTRTSDAVKLILLDILSGRQALVHLERWAHEIDLSKLIRPGLKPSWFNDDALARHLDRLYEADIHKVISTCLIHIYRKEGLPLQAFHADTTDKTVYGAYESVSSEALRITHGYNRHHRWQKQIGFGLIGNEDGIPFYGDVHDGNLPDKTWNPEVLSRVHEQLKQAKIEDEWIYVADSAAMTKDTLAQTKAANAFLITRGPSSLRIVKAALAEADVQPDPAWSDSFSLAEKNGAAYRVWETASTYEGHPVRLIVVESSALDQRKGKTLEKERVKEAELLREEQARWERHPFSCREDAEQALASLKASLRPRFHRVKAAVEEIVRPKKRRGRPKKGVEPEVETLYLLRLDVEFHQQAWEQARRKASRFVLVTTVPKEWKGRTMDAREILKLYKGQISVEMNFSFLKDPFFTDEIYVKKPERVAVLGYLFLLALAIYRVFQRRVRQFITPERPLKGAGGRKLTRPTGQAIFQLFEYVKVVLLKLPDGRIQRALGKPLTYEQRRILQGLGMDESIYV, translated from the coding sequence ATGGATGTTCAAATTTGTGAGATTTATGACAGTTCCTATTTGAATATAATAAGTGCCCTTTTCCAAGATCTTGACCTTCCCCAGCTCATCGATCGGCTGGTTCCGGTGGATCCCCAATGCCAAACCCGAACCAGCGATGCGGTCAAGCTGATCCTTCTGGATATCTTGAGCGGACGACAAGCACTCGTCCATTTGGAGCGATGGGCGCATGAGATCGATTTGTCGAAGCTGATCCGGCCGGGGCTGAAGCCTTCTTGGTTCAATGATGATGCGTTGGCTCGTCATCTCGACCGCCTGTATGAGGCGGATATTCACAAGGTGATCAGCACTTGCTTGATTCACATTTATCGGAAAGAAGGCCTTCCTCTCCAGGCCTTCCACGCCGATACGACGGACAAGACCGTTTACGGCGCGTATGAATCGGTCTCGTCAGAGGCCCTGCGGATCACGCATGGCTACAACCGGCATCATCGCTGGCAAAAACAGATCGGTTTCGGGCTGATCGGCAACGAGGATGGCATCCCGTTTTACGGCGATGTGCACGACGGCAACCTGCCGGACAAAACGTGGAATCCGGAGGTGCTGTCCCGTGTCCACGAACAGCTCAAACAAGCCAAGATTGAAGACGAATGGATTTACGTGGCCGATTCCGCCGCCATGACGAAAGACACTCTGGCGCAGACGAAAGCCGCCAACGCCTTTTTGATCACGAGAGGCCCATCGTCGCTCCGAATCGTCAAAGCTGCTCTGGCGGAAGCGGATGTCCAACCCGATCCAGCGTGGAGCGACTCCTTTTCGTTGGCCGAGAAAAACGGCGCGGCGTACCGGGTATGGGAAACGGCCTCGACGTATGAAGGCCACCCCGTTCGGCTGATCGTCGTCGAATCGAGCGCACTCGACCAGCGCAAAGGAAAAACGCTCGAAAAAGAGCGGGTCAAAGAAGCGGAGCTTCTTCGCGAGGAACAAGCCCGTTGGGAGCGTCACCCCTTCTCCTGCCGCGAAGACGCCGAACAAGCCTTGGCGTCCCTCAAGGCGTCCCTTCGCCCCCGGTTTCATCGGGTCAAGGCCGCGGTCGAAGAGATCGTGCGCCCGAAAAAACGGCGCGGCCGGCCGAAAAAAGGGGTGGAACCCGAGGTGGAGACGCTGTATCTTTTGCGCCTGGACGTCGAATTCCACCAACAGGCATGGGAACAGGCAAGACGGAAAGCGTCCCGGTTTGTCCTCGTCACGACCGTTCCGAAGGAATGGAAAGGCCGAACGATGGATGCTCGAGAAATCTTGAAGTTGTATAAAGGGCAAATCTCGGTGGAAATGAACTTCTCCTTTCTCAAAGATCCGTTCTTCACCGACGAGATTTACGTCAAAAAGCCAGAACGGGTGGCGGTGTTGGGCTATTTATTTCTCTTGGCCTTGGCGATTTACCGCGTCTTTCAGCGCCGGGTGCGTCAGTTCATCACACCAGAACGCCCGTTAAAGGGCGCCGGAGGCCGCAAGCTGACCCGACCGACCGGGCAAGCGATTTTTCAGTTGTTTGAGTATGTGAAAGTCGTCCTCCTCAAGCTGCCGGATGGACGCATCCAACGCGCGCTAGGAAAACCGCTCACCTACGAGCAGCGAAGGATTCTGCAAGGATTGGGAATGGATGAGAGCATTTACGTGTAA
- a CDS encoding HD-GYP domain-containing protein, with protein sequence MKNTHLQYIYIDDKQTYDIRPRPLISPTVRQQAVKKVYDTMTALIEQKKLLRRVSSLDLGKEYENVFKDILDYLLRQENLLINLSDLVISSGYFFHHSVNVATIAGVIGIAKGYRPEQLLDLGIGALLFDIGMTQLPDGLWRKKGALTEEEQDIIRRHTYLGFELLRRQRNISLFSAHCALQHHERCDGSGYPRALSGKDIHEYARIVAIADVFDALTSARYHRKQYSPHEAAEYLSAAGGMLDLTFRTLPTKIGRIFLHRCGMNP encoded by the coding sequence ATGAAAAATACTCATCTACAGTACATTTATATCGATGACAAGCAAACATATGACATCCGCCCGCGCCCGCTCATCAGTCCAACCGTACGCCAGCAGGCGGTGAAAAAAGTGTACGACACGATGACGGCCCTCATCGAGCAAAAAAAGCTGCTCCGCCGCGTCTCCTCGCTCGATTTAGGGAAAGAGTACGAAAACGTGTTCAAAGACATTTTGGACTATTTGCTCCGACAGGAGAACTTGTTGATTAACCTATCCGACTTGGTCATCTCAAGCGGCTACTTTTTCCACCATTCGGTCAACGTCGCCACGATCGCGGGCGTCATCGGCATCGCCAAAGGCTACCGCCCCGAGCAGCTGCTCGACCTTGGCATCGGCGCGCTGCTGTTTGACATCGGCATGACCCAGCTTCCTGATGGGCTTTGGCGGAAAAAAGGGGCGCTGACGGAAGAGGAACAGGACATCATCCGCCGCCATACGTACCTCGGCTTCGAACTGCTGCGGCGCCAGCGCAACATTTCGCTCTTTTCCGCCCATTGCGCCTTGCAGCACCACGAGCGGTGTGACGGCAGCGGCTACCCGCGCGCCTTATCGGGCAAGGACATTCACGAATACGCGCGCATCGTCGCCATCGCCGACGTCTTTGACGCCTTGACATCGGCGCGCTACCATCGGAAGCAATATTCTCCGCACGAAGCGGCCGAATACTTATCCGCCGCCGGCGGCATGTTAGACCTCACATTTCGCACCCTTCCGACGAAAATCGGGAGGATTTTTTTGCATCGATGTGGAATGAATCCTTGA
- the hpf gene encoding ribosome hibernation-promoting factor, HPF/YfiA family produces MMYNIRGENIEVTPALREYVEKKIGKLERYFDGTDDVHVHVNLKVYNDGQGKIEVTIPIPHLLLRAEERHDDMYAAIDLVTDKLERQIRKHKTKVNRKLRDREKEVKLAAPVPNGAAAAESEDEFEIVRTKHFSLKPMDSEEAILQMNLLGHNFFIFTNAETNRTNIVYRRKDGRYGLIEAN; encoded by the coding sequence ATGATGTATAACATTCGCGGAGAAAACATCGAAGTAACGCCAGCTTTGCGCGAGTACGTGGAGAAAAAAATCGGGAAACTGGAACGCTACTTTGATGGCACCGATGACGTGCATGTGCACGTTAACTTGAAAGTATACAACGACGGACAAGGCAAAATCGAGGTGACCATTCCGATTCCGCATCTGTTGTTGCGCGCCGAGGAGCGCCACGACGATATGTATGCGGCCATTGATTTAGTAACCGATAAATTGGAGCGGCAAATCCGCAAGCATAAAACGAAAGTCAATCGGAAGCTGCGCGACCGCGAGAAGGAAGTGAAGCTGGCCGCCCCTGTGCCAAACGGCGCTGCTGCGGCGGAGAGCGAAGATGAATTTGAAATCGTGCGCACGAAACATTTCAGCTTAAAACCGATGGACAGCGAGGAAGCGATTTTGCAGATGAATTTGTTAGGACACAATTTCTTTATTTTTACGAACGCCGAAACGAATCGGACCAACATCGTCTACCGCCGCAAAGACGGAAGATACGGATTGATCGAGGCGAATTGA
- a CDS encoding flagellar protein FliT — MGVVHDVWLVTKQLLEATALPWPAEEREARLVQVDELLRRRGEWLRELRPPYSEEEQRLGCEIVAWNQEIEARLRQVRDEIRGDLRMAGAKRQANARYVHPYEQPLSFDGMFYDKRR, encoded by the coding sequence ATGGGCGTGGTGCACGATGTTTGGTTGGTGACGAAGCAGCTGCTTGAAGCGACCGCGCTGCCGTGGCCAGCCGAGGAGCGCGAGGCGCGGCTTGTGCAAGTCGATGAGCTGCTTCGGCGGCGTGGGGAGTGGCTTCGGGAGTTGCGGCCGCCATACAGTGAGGAAGAGCAGCGGCTTGGCTGCGAGATCGTCGCCTGGAATCAGGAGATTGAGGCGCGGCTTCGTCAAGTGCGCGATGAGATTCGCGGCGACTTGCGGATGGCGGGGGCGAAACGGCAGGCGAACGCCCGCTATGTTCACCCGTACGAGCAGCCGCTTTCGTTTGACGGGATGTTTTACGATAAACGGCGATAG
- a CDS encoding IS701 family transposase yields MNRLAHHQGIHKFLMTLGLALYFSKPVIKHLVHLVDALTTKGFSGTLTDVRYWSFHPNHRTTLSHFFTKSPWNEEKLLEKLQEWVLRQIERLAKRTNQPLFLSIDDTICQKTKPSSRATHAIQGCDWHFSHSDHQLVWGHSLVWLMVHTFTQAFPFAFRLYDKTSGRSKIDLAIEMLSSLKGKRAQPVYVLVDSWYPSQALIEACLKQGFHVIAMLKTNRILYPKGIAIQAKEFARYIEPNDTRLVTVGNERYRVYRYEGALNGLDDAVVLLAWKADQPMTPDHLHVILSTDRELSDEDILRYYAQRWTIECFFRQAKDQLKLDGYRVRHVRAVKRYWVVVLLACVYSIAESQQDISSGLELLRSRKGHSVVEFIYDAAKQDIPIDVIKKQLHVA; encoded by the coding sequence ATGAATAGATTAGCACATCATCAAGGAATCCACAAGTTTCTCATGACGCTGGGATTGGCGCTTTATTTCTCGAAGCCGGTCATCAAGCATCTCGTTCATCTTGTCGACGCCTTGACGACCAAGGGATTTTCGGGGACATTGACGGATGTCCGGTACTGGAGTTTTCATCCGAATCATCGAACCACGCTCAGCCACTTTTTCACGAAAAGCCCTTGGAACGAGGAAAAACTGCTTGAGAAGCTTCAGGAGTGGGTTCTTCGCCAGATCGAACGCCTGGCCAAACGGACGAATCAACCCCTGTTCCTTTCGATTGATGATACCATTTGCCAAAAAACGAAGCCTTCGTCACGGGCAACGCACGCCATTCAAGGGTGTGACTGGCATTTCTCTCACAGCGATCATCAATTGGTCTGGGGGCATTCGCTTGTTTGGCTGATGGTGCACACCTTCACGCAAGCGTTTCCGTTCGCCTTTCGTCTGTATGACAAGACATCGGGAAGAAGCAAAATCGACCTGGCGATCGAGATGCTTTCCTCGCTCAAGGGGAAGCGGGCTCAGCCGGTGTATGTGCTCGTGGATTCATGGTATCCGTCCCAAGCGCTCATCGAAGCCTGTCTGAAACAAGGATTCCATGTCATCGCCATGCTCAAGACGAACCGGATTCTCTACCCGAAAGGTATCGCCATCCAAGCGAAGGAGTTTGCCCGCTATATCGAGCCAAACGACACCCGCCTCGTCACGGTGGGGAACGAGCGCTATCGTGTCTACCGCTACGAAGGCGCGCTCAACGGTCTTGATGACGCGGTGGTGCTGCTGGCTTGGAAGGCGGATCAACCGATGACGCCGGATCATCTCCATGTCATATTGAGCACCGACCGGGAGCTGAGTGACGAAGACATCTTGCGTTACTATGCCCAGCGCTGGACGATCGAATGCTTTTTCCGGCAGGCAAAAGACCAGCTGAAGCTCGATGGGTACCGTGTTCGCCACGTTCGGGCGGTGAAACGGTATTGGGTCGTGGTGCTGTTAGCCTGCGTATACAGCATCGCGGAATCTCAACAAGACATCTCTTCCGGCCTGGAGCTTCTTCGGTCTCGGAAAGGGCACAGCGTCGTCGAGTTCATCTATGACGCCGCAAAGCAAGATATTCCCATTGATGTGATCAAAAAACAGCTCCATGTCGCCTAA